Proteins encoded within one genomic window of Vidua macroura isolate BioBank_ID:100142 chromosome 2, ASM2450914v1, whole genome shotgun sequence:
- the P2RY2 gene encoding P2Y purinoceptor 2 gives MENLTTPPAWTRVINSSLDPGGTDDNPYKCVFDEDFKYVLLPVSYGIVCVVGLFLNLLALYSFIFRIKTWNASTTYMFNLAISDTLYVVSLPLLVYYYAMGDNWPFSVGLCKIVRFLFYTNLYCSILFLLCISVHRFLGICFPLKSLQWGHVRHARRVSLVVWLVTVVCQSPVLFFVTTSVKGDTITCHDTSSKDLFGQFVIYSSVMLVLLFCIPFLIIIVCYCLMARRLLQPTRGISRLSRSKKKSVKMIIIVLVVFIVCFLPFHVTRTLYYSFRSWDLSCQTLNAINLAYKVTRPLASTNSCLDPILYFLAGQRFMKFAGSKVPWKPQNEVALGIVPNSHLRTSSDTDTLSKDLKS, from the coding sequence ATGGAGAACCTCACAACTCCTCCAGCCTGGACCAGGGTCATCAACAGCTCCTTGGACCCAGGCGGCACAGATGACAACCCCTACAAGTGCGTGTTTGACGAGGACTTCAAATACGTCCTGCTGCCCGTCTCCTACGGCATCGTGTGCGTGGTGGGGCTCTTTCTCAACCTGCTGGCCCTCTACTCCTTCATCTTCAGGATCAAGACCTGGAACGCCTCCACCACCTACATGTTCAACCTGGCCATAAGCGACACGCTCTAcgtggtgtccctgcccctgctggTGTACTACTACGCCATGGGGGACAACTGGCCCTTCAGCGTGGGGCTGTGCAAGATCGTGCGCTTCCTGTTCTACACCAACCTCTACTGCAGCATCCTCTTCCTGCTCTGCATCAGCGTCCATCGCTTCCTGGGCATCTGCTTCCCGCTGAAGTCGCTGCAGTGGGGCCACGTGCGCCACGCGCGCAGGGTGTCGCTGGTGGTGTGGCTGGTGACCGTGGTGTGCCAGTCCCCCGTGCTCTTCTTCGTCACCACCAGCGTCAAGGGCGACACCATCACCTGCCACGACACGTCCAGCAAGGACCTCTTCGGCCAGTTTGTCATTTACAGCTCGGTCatgctggtgctgctcttcTGCATCCCTTTCCTCATCATCATCGTCTGCTACTGCCTGATGGCCCGGCGGCTGCTCCAGCCCACCCGGGGCATTTCCCGCCTCTCCCGCTCCAAAAAGAAGTCGGTGAAGATGATCATCATCGTCCTGGTGGTCttcattgtttgttttcttcctttccatgtcacTCGTACCTTGTACTACTCCTTCCGGAGCTGGGACCTGAGCTGCCAGACCCTCAATGCCATCAATTTGGCCTACAAGGTGACTCGTCCCCTCGCCAGCACCAACAGCTGCTTGGATCCCATTTTGTATTTCTTAGCAGGGCAGCGATTCATGAAGTTTGCGGGCAGCAAAGTGCCGTGGAAGCCTCAGAATGAGGTGGCGCTGGGCATCGTGCCCAACAGTCACCTGAGAACCAGCAGCGACACGGACACGCTCTCCAAGGATCTGAAATCCTAG